Part of the Streptosporangiales bacterium genome, ACGGCGACGCCACCCACGCCTCCATGCCGACCCTCGTCCCCGAGCTCGCCGACACCTGCGTGATCGTCAACGGCGTCGCGAAGACCTACGCCATGACCGGCTGGCGGGTGGGCTGGCTCATCGGCCCGCAGGACGTCGTCAAGGCCGCGACCAACCTGCACTCGCACGCGGCGAGCAACGTCGCCAACGTCTCGCAGCGCGCGGCACTCGCCGCCGTGTCCGGCGATCTCGAGGCGGTCGCGGGCATGCGGGCGGCGTTCGACCGGCGGCGGGGCACGATCGTGCCGATGCTGAACGAGATCGAGGGCGTCACCTGCCCGGACCCGCAGGGGGCGTTCTACGTCTACCCCGCGGTGCACGGCCTGCTCGGCAGGGACATCCGCGGCCGCACGCCGGCCACGTCGGTCGACCTCGCCGAGCTCGCGCTGGAGGAGGCAGAGGTCGCGGTGGTGCCAGGCGAGGCGTTCGGCACCCCCGGCTACCTCAGGCTCTCGTACGCGCTCGGCGACGACGACCTGGTCGAGGGTGTCTCGCGCCTGCAGCGCCTCTTCGCCGAGGCGAAGTAGCGGCTCGTACGGGGGAGAGGGGCGCTGGTGAGTCGGTCGCTCGTCGCGCTGCCCAAGGCGCACCTGCACCTGCACTTCACCGGCTCGATGCGCCACTCGACGCTCGTCGACCTCGCCGACCGGCACGGCGTCCGCCTCCCCGACGCGCTGCGCGACGACTGGCCGCCCGAGCTGTCCGCGGCCGACGAGCGCGGCTGGTTCAGGTTCCAGCGGCTCTACGACGTCGCCCGCTCGGTGCTGCGCCGCGAGGAGGACGTGAGGCGGCTGGTCAGGGAGGCGGCCGAGGACGAGCGCTCCGACGGCTCGGGCTGGCTGGAGATCCAGGTCGACCCGTCCGGTTACGCGAACCAGTTCGGCGGCATCACGGCGTTCACCGACCTCGTCCTCGACGCCGCCCGCGACGCCTCGTCGTCGACCGGCGTGGGCATCGGGATCGTCGTCGCGGCCAGCCGCATCAGGCACCCGATGGAGGCGCGCACCCTCGCCCGGCTCGCCGCGCAGTACGCCGGCCGCGGCGTGGTCGGCTTCGGCCTGTCCAACGACGAGCGGCGCGGCGACCCGCGCGACTTCGAGCGCGCGTTCGTCATCGCCACCCGGGCGGGCCTGCCGAGCCTGCCGCACGGCGGTGAGCTGTGCGGACCCTCGAGCGTCCGCGACTGCCTCGACTCCCTGCACGCCGACCGCATCGGGCACGGGGTGCGCGCGGCCGAGGACCCGGCGCTCGTCGACCGCCTCGCGGCCACCCGCACCACCCTCGAGGTGTGCCCGTGGTCCAACGTCTCGCTCGGCGTGTACGCGAAGCCCGACGACGTCCCGCTGCGACAGCTGTACGACGCAGGCGTGCGCATGGCACTCGGCGCCGACGACCCGCTGCTGTTCGGGCCGCGCCTGACCGCGCAGTACGCGCTCGCGCGCGACGCCGGCTTCACCGACGGCGAGCTCGCCGAGCTCGCCCGCCAGTCGGTCCACGGCTCGTCGGCGCCCGCCGATCTCCGGCGTTCCCTGCTCGCGGGCGTCGACGCCTGGCTCGGCCGGGAAGGTTGACGCTCCGTCATTCCGGTCGCCGATGTCGGTGCGGCTGAGTACGCTCGGCGCGCCGTTCTCCGCACGACGTCGTTCACTGCGATCCAGTGGAGGTCTACCGATGCGCATGCCCACGAGGACCGTCGTCGCCGCCGGTGCCGCGCTCGCCCTCACCGTCGGACTCGGCGGCCCGCAGGCGCTCGCCGCCCCGCCGGGGCCCGGCTCGCCGAGCGCGGGCGACCGGCTGTTCCCCGGCCTCGGCAACGGTGGCTACGACGCGCTGCACTACGACCTCGGCCTCGACTACGACCCCGAGACCAGGCTCGTGTCGGCCACGGCCGGCATCGACGCGAAGGCCACGCAGCCGCTGTCGCGTTTCAACCTCGACTTCGACGGCAACGACATCAGCCGGCTGACCGTGAACGGGCGGATCGCCGACTACCGCAGGGACGGCGCCGAGCTCGTCATCACCCCGAACCGGCCGCTGCGCGGCAAGTTCCGCGTCGACGTCACGTACGTCGCGGACCCCCGTGCGGAGCACGACTGCGTGCCGATCCCGCCGCTGACCGGCAGCGCGTGGCTGCCCACCGACGACGGCTTCGGCCTCGCCGGGCAGCCCAACTGCATGCAGTCGGCCTACCCGAACAACGACATCCCGTCCGACAAGGCCACGTACACCATCGACGTGACCACGCCGGAGAACCTCTCGTCCGTGGGCAACGGGACGCTGAAGTCCACGACCCACAACCAGGGCAAGGTCACCCGCACCTTCAGGTCCACCGACCCGATCGCGACCGAGCTGGTCCAGGTCGCGGTCGGCG contains:
- a CDS encoding adenosine deaminase → MSRSLVALPKAHLHLHFTGSMRHSTLVDLADRHGVRLPDALRDDWPPELSAADERGWFRFQRLYDVARSVLRREEDVRRLVREAAEDERSDGSGWLEIQVDPSGYANQFGGITAFTDLVLDAARDASSSTGVGIGIVVAASRIRHPMEARTLARLAAQYAGRGVVGFGLSNDERRGDPRDFERAFVIATRAGLPSLPHGGELCGPSSVRDCLDSLHADRIGHGVRAAEDPALVDRLAATRTTLEVCPWSNVSLGVYAKPDDVPLRQLYDAGVRMALGADDPLLFGPRLTAQYALARDAGFTDGELAELARQSVHGSSAPADLRRSLLAGVDAWLGREG